A portion of the Polaribacter cellanae genome contains these proteins:
- a CDS encoding NAD(P)/FAD-dependent oxidoreductase: protein MSKKVVIIGGGIIGLCSAYYLLKDGHEITVIDQSNMNSGASYVNAGYITPSHFISLATPGIITKGIKWMFDAKSPFYVKPRLDIDFLKWSWAFKKSATKEKVERSIKAIKDINLFARDLYEDLKASKDFDFHYERKGLLMCYKTDKVGEEEWAIGKRGVEEGLGVRNLTATQVKELEPNANLNVKGAVYYDSDAHMTPNHFMKEMVVYLKENGVTFFKNEKVVDIDLSANKISKIITDKQSIVADEVVLAAGSWSSFLAKKTGLNIPVQAGKGYRINVARETNITIPAILCEAKVAVTPMDGFTRFAGTMEIAGINHTINPTRVEAIATAAQNYYNNLQITKTEKEKAACGLRPCSPDGLPYIGKSSKCENLTIATGHAMMGWSLGTATGKLISEVISNQKTSLNLSPFHPDRKF, encoded by the coding sequence ATGAGTAAAAAAGTAGTAATTATTGGAGGTGGAATTATTGGACTTTGTTCTGCGTACTATTTATTAAAAGATGGTCATGAAATTACAGTAATAGACCAATCTAATATGAATTCTGGAGCCTCTTATGTAAACGCAGGTTACATTACTCCAAGTCATTTTATTTCTTTGGCAACACCTGGTATTATTACAAAAGGCATCAAATGGATGTTCGATGCTAAGAGTCCGTTTTATGTAAAACCAAGATTAGATATCGATTTTTTGAAATGGAGTTGGGCATTTAAAAAATCTGCCACAAAAGAAAAAGTAGAGCGTTCCATTAAAGCGATAAAAGACATTAATTTATTTGCAAGAGATTTATATGAAGATTTAAAAGCATCTAAAGATTTCGATTTTCATTACGAAAGAAAAGGTTTGTTAATGTGCTACAAAACCGACAAAGTCGGAGAAGAAGAATGGGCAATTGGAAAAAGAGGAGTAGAAGAAGGTTTAGGAGTTAGAAATTTAACAGCAACACAAGTAAAAGAACTAGAACCTAATGCAAATTTGAATGTAAAAGGCGCTGTTTACTATGATTCTGATGCACATATGACACCAAATCATTTTATGAAAGAAATGGTTGTTTATTTAAAAGAAAATGGCGTTACTTTTTTTAAAAATGAAAAAGTGGTAGATATAGATTTGTCAGCAAATAAAATATCAAAAATAATTACTGATAAGCAAAGTATTGTTGCAGATGAGGTTGTTTTGGCAGCAGGAAGTTGGAGTTCTTTTTTGGCAAAAAAAACAGGATTAAATATTCCTGTTCAAGCAGGAAAAGGATATCGAATTAATGTAGCAAGAGAAACAAATATTACCATTCCAGCCATTTTATGTGAAGCAAAAGTAGCAGTAACACCTATGGATGGCTTTACACGTTTTGCAGGAACTATGGAAATTGCAGGTATTAATCATACAATTAATCCTACAAGAGTTGAAGCAATTGCAACAGCCGCACAAAATTATTATAACAATTTACAAATTACAAAAACCGAAAAGGAAAAGGCAGCATGTGGTTTAAGACCATGTTCTCCTGATGGATTGCCATATATTGGAAAATCATCGAAATGCGAAAATTTAACCATTGCAACAGGACATGCAATGATGGGTTGGAGTTTAGGAACTGCTACAGGAAAATTAATTTCCGAAGTTATTTCTAACCAAAAAACATCTTTAAATTTAAGTCCTTTTCATCCTGATAGAAAATTTTAA
- a CDS encoding aldehyde dehydrogenase (NADP(+)), which yields MITGKNYIGNTTTASGNKTFKTFNPQKNTENEWTFTEATSAEVNKACELAANAFKTYSKVSGAKKAEFLRAIATEIENLGEELLNVYCLESGLPAGRAGGERGRTLGQLRAFANHVEEGSWVEATIDTAQPDREPIPRVDLRKMNVSLGPVVVFGASNFPLAFSTAGGDTAAAFAAGCPVIVKSHPMHAGTGELVSSAIIKAAEKTGMPNGVFSNLNSSGIEVGQELVQNPNIKAVAFTGSLKGGRALYDLAGKRDEPIPVFAEMGSINPVVIFPKALENRALAIAKTYAGSITLGTGQFCTNPGLILGIKSAGLTNFVNTLAEEIVNIEPSCMLHPNIAGAYEKNKEKALSQNGIEVLGAHSENVQPNFVKQVVTTVEGKTFLENSTLHHEVFGPYSLVVQCKEEVELREITSKLEGQLTGTVISDDNEISNYINIIHELENRVGRIIFNGVPTGVEVCASMLHGGPYPASTDSRFTAVGVDAIKRFVRPFSFQDWPNNLLPAELKNENPLGILRTVNGKKTTDEI from the coding sequence ATGATTACAGGAAAAAACTATATAGGAAATACAACCACAGCAAGCGGAAATAAAACATTTAAAACATTTAATCCGCAAAAAAATACAGAAAACGAGTGGACATTTACAGAAGCAACTTCTGCAGAAGTAAATAAAGCTTGTGAATTGGCAGCAAATGCTTTTAAAACCTATTCTAAAGTTTCTGGTGCAAAAAAAGCCGAGTTTTTAAGAGCAATTGCAACAGAAATAGAAAACTTAGGAGAAGAACTACTAAATGTTTATTGTTTAGAAAGTGGTTTGCCAGCAGGAAGAGCAGGAGGAGAAAGAGGAAGAACTTTAGGTCAATTACGCGCTTTTGCAAATCATGTGGAAGAAGGTAGCTGGGTAGAAGCAACCATAGATACAGCACAACCAGATAGAGAACCAATACCAAGAGTAGATTTAAGAAAAATGAATGTTTCTTTAGGACCAGTTGTGGTTTTTGGAGCCTCTAATTTTCCGTTAGCATTTTCTACAGCTGGTGGAGATACTGCAGCAGCATTCGCAGCAGGTTGTCCTGTAATTGTAAAATCGCATCCAATGCATGCAGGAACTGGAGAATTAGTTTCATCTGCAATTATAAAAGCAGCAGAAAAAACGGGCATGCCAAATGGTGTTTTTTCAAACTTAAATAGTAGTGGAATCGAAGTAGGACAAGAATTAGTGCAAAACCCTAATATAAAAGCAGTTGCCTTTACAGGAAGTTTAAAAGGTGGAAGAGCCTTATACGATTTGGCAGGAAAAAGAGACGAACCAATTCCAGTTTTTGCGGAAATGGGAAGTATAAATCCAGTTGTTATTTTTCCAAAAGCGTTGGAAAATAGAGCGTTAGCTATTGCAAAAACGTACGCAGGTTCTATCACTTTAGGAACTGGACAATTTTGTACAAATCCAGGTTTAATTTTAGGGATAAAATCAGCAGGATTAACCAATTTTGTAAATACGTTGGCAGAAGAAATTGTAAATATAGAACCTTCTTGTATGTTGCATCCAAATATCGCAGGTGCTTATGAGAAAAATAAAGAAAAAGCCTTGTCTCAAAACGGAATTGAGGTTTTAGGAGCACATTCAGAAAATGTGCAACCAAATTTTGTAAAACAGGTAGTTACCACTGTAGAAGGGAAAACATTTTTAGAAAATTCAACATTACATCACGAAGTTTTCGGTCCTTATTCTTTGGTGGTTCAGTGTAAAGAAGAAGTCGAATTAAGAGAAATTACATCAAAATTAGAAGGACAATTAACAGGAACTGTAATTTCCGATGATAATGAAATTAGCAATTATATAAATATAATTCACGAATTGGAAAACAGAGTAGGACGAATTATTTTCAACGGAGTTCCAACAGGAGTAGAGGTTTGCGCTTCTATGTTGCATGGTGGTCCATATCCAGCATCTACAGATAGTAGATTTACAGCAGTTGGTGTAGATGCTATAAAACGTTTTGTAAGACCTTTTAGTTTTCAAGATTGGCCAAATAATTTGCTTCCAGCAGAACTTAAAAACGAAAATCCTTTAGGAATTTTAAGAACTGTAAATGGAAAGAAAACAACAGATGAAATTTAA
- the rluF gene encoding 23S rRNA pseudouridine(2604) synthase RluF, which yields MDSNSQNTINLNKYISSSGICSRREAEKFIKEGRVTINGKPTQLGNRVAKKDVVKLDGRIVTPKNVTIYIALNKPVGIVSTTDDREPNNIVKHINYPERLFPIGRLDKPSEGLIFLTNDGDIVNKILRAGNNHEKEYFVSVNKSITPNFIEKMGNGIPILGTVTQKCFVEKVSDKIFKIILTQGLNRQIRRMCEYLGYEVTKLKRTRIMNVELGYLQSGDWRELTEEEMKEINKMISTSSKTEEASKVKNTPKVAKPKRKLAPSKNDFNRKSASFRKSSSKNKRNNSSSSKKKRW from the coding sequence TTGGATTCTAATTCACAAAATACCATCAATCTTAATAAATACATCAGTTCTTCAGGGATTTGTTCTCGAAGAGAAGCCGAAAAATTTATTAAAGAAGGCAGAGTTACCATCAATGGAAAACCTACGCAGTTAGGTAATAGAGTTGCTAAAAAAGATGTTGTAAAATTAGATGGACGCATAGTAACGCCCAAAAACGTTACCATTTATATTGCATTAAATAAACCTGTAGGAATCGTTTCTACCACAGACGATAGAGAACCAAATAACATCGTAAAACACATAAATTATCCAGAAAGATTGTTTCCAATTGGGCGATTAGACAAACCTTCTGAAGGGTTAATTTTTCTAACAAACGATGGTGATATCGTAAACAAAATTTTACGAGCAGGAAACAATCACGAGAAAGAATATTTTGTGTCTGTAAACAAATCAATCACGCCAAATTTTATCGAAAAAATGGGAAATGGAATTCCTATTTTAGGAACGGTTACCCAGAAATGTTTCGTGGAAAAAGTAAGTGATAAAATTTTCAAAATAATTTTAACACAAGGCTTAAATCGTCAAATTCGTAGAATGTGCGAGTATTTAGGTTACGAAGTAACTAAGTTAAAACGAACCAGAATTATGAATGTTGAGTTAGGGTATTTACAATCTGGAGATTGGCGCGAATTAACGGAAGAGGAGATGAAAGAAATTAATAAAATGATTTCCACATCCTCTAAAACCGAAGAAGCCTCCAAAGTTAAAAATACTCCGAAAGTAGCAAAACCAAAGCGAAAATTGGCACCCTCTAAAAACGATTTTAATAGAAAAAGTGCTTCTTTTAGAAAATCTTCATCGAAAAACAAGAGAAATAATTCGAGTTCTTCTAAAAAGAAACGTTGGTAA
- a CDS encoding DMT family transporter, with protein sequence MIKKTIAKFFLTGVLIALHWIFFFKAIKVSNVSVALVTMSTGAFFTSLIEPVFFKRKIKFVEIILGLLVIAGLYVIFNFESAYKLGIIYALIASFLGALFAVLNGLFIKKHSASTISFYQLLFGVVFITVYLLFSNGFSAEFFQIPTMDWLYLLLLSSVCTAYAFIASVKVMKHLSPYTVMLTINLEPIYAIILALLIFGDKEQMSPTFYLGAFIVLFVVLLNGIIKNSVSLKDKFKQKVSRKK encoded by the coding sequence TTGATAAAAAAAACCATTGCTAAGTTTTTCTTAACAGGAGTTCTTATTGCACTTCATTGGATTTTCTTTTTTAAAGCAATTAAAGTTTCCAATGTTTCTGTAGCTTTAGTAACGATGAGTACAGGTGCTTTTTTTACATCATTAATTGAGCCCGTTTTTTTCAAGAGAAAAATTAAATTTGTTGAAATAATTTTAGGATTGTTAGTAATCGCTGGTTTATATGTAATTTTTAATTTTGAAAGTGCGTATAAACTTGGAATTATCTATGCACTAATTGCTTCTTTTTTGGGAGCTTTATTTGCAGTTTTAAATGGTTTGTTTATCAAAAAACATAGTGCAAGTACGATTTCTTTTTATCAACTTTTATTTGGAGTTGTTTTTATTACAGTTTATCTACTTTTTAGTAACGGATTCTCTGCTGAGTTTTTCCAAATTCCAACGATGGATTGGCTGTACTTATTGTTATTAAGCAGTGTTTGTACTGCTTATGCTTTTATAGCTTCCGTAAAAGTAATGAAGCACTTATCTCCATATACAGTAATGCTTACCATTAATTTAGAACCAATTTACGCGATAATTTTGGCATTACTTATTTTTGGAGATAAAGAACAAATGAGTCCTACTTTTTATTTAGGAGCTTTTATTGTTTTATTTGTAGTATTGTTAAACGGAATTATAAAAAACAGCGTGAGTTTAAAAGACAAGTTCAAACAAAAAGTAAGTAGAAAAAAATAG
- the tgt gene encoding tRNA guanosine(34) transglycosylase Tgt — MKFDLKITDPKSKARAGTITTDHGEIETPIFMPVGTVGTVKGVHQTELKNEVNPDIILGNTYHLFLRPGMDILEKAGGLHKFMNWDRNILTDSGGYQVYSLSGRRKINEEGVKFKSHIDGSTHFFTPENVMETQRTIGADIIMAFDECTPYPCDYNYAKRSMHMTHRWLDRCIKHLEKLPFKYGYEQTFMPIVQGSTYKDLRKQSAEYIANSSQQANAIGGLSVGEPAEELYAMTEVVCEVLPEDKPRYLMGVGTPINILENIALGIDMFDCVMPTRNARNGMLFTAHGSINIKNKKWEDDFSPIDEMGITWVDTLYSKAYLRHLFASKEMLGKQIASIHNLGFYVWLTREARKHILAGDFREWKDKMVKQMDKRL; from the coding sequence ATGAAATTTGACTTAAAAATTACCGACCCAAAAAGCAAAGCAAGAGCAGGAACAATTACTACAGATCATGGAGAAATTGAAACTCCAATTTTTATGCCTGTGGGAACTGTTGGAACCGTAAAAGGAGTGCATCAAACAGAATTGAAGAACGAGGTAAATCCTGATATTATTTTAGGAAATACCTATCATCTTTTTTTAAGACCAGGGATGGATATTTTAGAAAAAGCGGGTGGTTTGCACAAGTTTATGAATTGGGATAGAAATATTCTTACAGATTCTGGAGGTTACCAAGTATATTCACTTTCTGGGAGAAGAAAAATTAACGAAGAAGGCGTAAAATTTAAGAGTCATATAGATGGTTCTACGCACTTTTTTACTCCAGAAAACGTTATGGAAACTCAACGTACAATTGGTGCAGATATTATTATGGCTTTTGACGAATGTACACCTTATCCTTGTGATTATAATTACGCAAAACGTTCTATGCACATGACACATAGATGGTTGGATAGATGTATAAAACATCTAGAAAAACTGCCTTTTAAATATGGTTACGAACAAACATTTATGCCAATTGTACAAGGAAGTACGTATAAAGATTTAAGAAAGCAATCTGCAGAATATATCGCAAATTCAAGCCAGCAAGCAAATGCAATTGGCGGACTTTCAGTTGGAGAACCAGCAGAAGAATTATATGCAATGACGGAAGTTGTTTGTGAAGTATTGCCAGAAGACAAACCACGTTATTTAATGGGTGTTGGAACGCCAATTAATATTTTAGAAAATATTGCTTTGGGAATTGATATGTTCGATTGTGTGATGCCAACAAGAAACGCCAGAAACGGAATGTTGTTTACGGCTCATGGTTCTATCAACATAAAAAATAAAAAGTGGGAAGACGACTTTTCGCCAATAGACGAAATGGGAATTACTTGGGTAGATACCTTATACTCTAAGGCCTATTTACGTCATCTTTTTGCTTCCAAAGAAATGTTAGGAAAACAAATTGCGTCGATTCATAACCTTGGTTTTTATGTTTGGTTAACAAGAGAAGCAAGAAAACATATTTTAGCAGGAGATTTTAGAGAGTGGAAAGACAAAATGGTAAAACAAATGGATAAACGATTATAG
- a CDS encoding alpha-ketoglutarate-dependent dioxygenase AlkB family protein: protein MDLFSSEKIKNILPFDGVTNYHGIVLDKSQCDFYYQKLFETIEWKNDEAIIFGKKIITKRKVAWYGESEFSYKYSGVTKNANLFTKELLKLKEIVEKESGETYNSCLLNLYHSGEEGMAYHSDGEKMLKKNGAIASLSLGAERKFSFKHKENKQRIDIILERGSLLVMREFTQTNWLHRLPPTKKVFTPRINLTFRTIELQQQF from the coding sequence ATGGATTTATTCTCTTCAGAAAAAATAAAAAACATTTTACCTTTCGATGGCGTTACCAATTATCATGGTATTGTTTTAGATAAAAGTCAGTGTGATTTTTATTACCAAAAACTTTTCGAAACAATTGAATGGAAAAACGACGAGGCCATTATTTTTGGAAAGAAAATAATCACTAAAAGAAAAGTAGCTTGGTATGGCGAATCGGAATTTTCTTACAAATATTCAGGAGTTACAAAGAATGCAAATCTCTTTACAAAAGAGCTCTTGAAATTAAAAGAAATTGTAGAAAAAGAAAGTGGAGAAACGTATAATTCTTGCTTGTTAAATTTATATCATTCAGGTGAAGAGGGAATGGCATATCATTCAGATGGAGAAAAAATGCTGAAAAAAAACGGAGCAATTGCTTCACTTTCTTTAGGTGCAGAACGTAAATTTTCTTTCAAACACAAAGAAAACAAACAGAGAATCGATATTATTTTAGAAAGAGGAAGTTTGTTAGTGATGAGAGAATTTACACAAACCAATTGGTTGCATAGATTGCCACCAACAAAAAAGGTTTTTACACCAAGAATTAATTTAACGTTTAGAACCATAGAATTACAACAACAGTTTTAA
- a CDS encoding 4-hydroxyproline epimerase codes for MSKKTFFCVDAHTCGNPVRVVVGGGPNLVGENMSEKRQHFLKEYDWIRKGLMFEPRGHDMMSGSILFPPHNPENDFAILFIETSGCLPMCGHGTIGSITIAIEEGIITPKIPGKIKMEAPAGLVEIEYQQTDGKVDWVKLVNVKSYVAAENLTVDCPELGEITFDVAYGGNFYAIVDSQKNFSGVHNFIAGKIVQYSQIVRAKINQKYPNMFIHPENETIRDVSHMLWTGNPLDPTSSGRNAVFYGDKAIDRSPCGTGTSARLAQLHAKGKLKIGEEFIHESFIGSKFIGRVEQDTTLDGKPAIIPSIQGWAKVYGYNTIIIDDENDPYAHGFQVI; via the coding sequence ATGAGTAAAAAAACTTTTTTTTGTGTAGATGCACATACGTGTGGAAACCCTGTAAGAGTTGTTGTTGGTGGAGGTCCGAATTTGGTGGGCGAGAATATGAGTGAAAAGCGTCAGCATTTTTTAAAAGAATACGATTGGATTCGTAAAGGATTAATGTTCGAGCCAAGAGGCCATGATATGATGAGTGGTTCGATTTTATTTCCACCTCACAATCCAGAAAACGATTTTGCCATTTTATTTATAGAAACTTCAGGTTGTTTGCCAATGTGTGGTCATGGAACCATTGGTTCTATAACAATTGCGATTGAAGAAGGTATAATTACCCCAAAAATTCCAGGTAAAATTAAAATGGAAGCTCCAGCTGGTTTGGTAGAAATCGAATATCAACAAACGGATGGAAAAGTAGATTGGGTAAAATTAGTAAATGTAAAGAGTTATGTAGCAGCAGAAAATTTAACGGTAGATTGTCCTGAGTTAGGTGAAATTACTTTTGATGTTGCTTATGGAGGAAATTTCTACGCAATTGTAGATTCTCAGAAAAATTTCTCTGGAGTTCATAATTTTATTGCTGGAAAAATTGTACAATATTCGCAAATTGTAAGAGCAAAAATCAATCAGAAATATCCAAATATGTTTATTCATCCAGAAAATGAAACAATAAGAGATGTTTCGCACATGTTGTGGACTGGAAATCCTTTAGACCCAACTTCTTCTGGAAGAAATGCCGTTTTTTATGGAGACAAAGCAATCGATAGAAGTCCTTGTGGAACAGGAACTTCAGCAAGATTGGCGCAATTACATGCGAAAGGAAAATTAAAAATTGGCGAGGAATTTATTCACGAGAGTTTTATTGGTTCTAAATTTATTGGAAGAGTAGAACAGGATACTACTTTAGATGGAAAACCAGCAATTATACCAAGTATACAAGGTTGGGCAAAAGTGTATGGTTACAATACCATTATTATTGATGACGAAAACGACCCATATGCACATGGTTTTCAGGTGATTTAG
- a CDS encoding acetyl-CoA carboxylase carboxyltransferase subunit alpha, with amino-acid sequence MEYLDFEMPIKELEDQLQKCQIIGEESEVDVTATCKKIEKKLATARKDIYKNLTPWQRVQLSRHPNRPYTLDYIEAICGDTFMELHGDRSVKDDKAMIGGLGKIGDQSYMFIGQQKGYNTKTRQYRNFGMANPEGYRKALRLMKMAEKFGIPVVTLLDTPGAYPGLEAEERGQGEAIARNIFEMTRLKTPIITIVIGEGASGGALGIGVGDRVYMMENTWYTVISPESCSSILWRSWEFKEQAAEALKLTGNDMKKLKLIDGIIKEPVGGAHSNREGAFKAVQDQIVSAFEELKDLSEVDLVSKRMDKYANMGVYKE; translated from the coding sequence ATGGAATATTTAGATTTTGAAATGCCAATAAAAGAGCTAGAAGATCAACTTCAAAAATGCCAAATTATTGGAGAAGAAAGTGAGGTAGATGTAACAGCTACTTGTAAAAAAATAGAGAAAAAGCTAGCAACAGCTAGAAAAGATATATATAAGAATTTAACACCTTGGCAAAGGGTTCAATTATCTAGACATCCAAATAGACCTTACACATTAGATTATATAGAAGCGATTTGTGGAGATACTTTTATGGAATTACATGGAGACAGAAGTGTAAAAGACGACAAAGCGATGATTGGTGGTTTGGGTAAAATTGGAGACCAATCTTACATGTTTATTGGTCAGCAAAAAGGATACAATACCAAAACTCGCCAATATAGAAATTTTGGAATGGCAAATCCAGAAGGCTATAGAAAAGCCTTGCGTTTAATGAAAATGGCGGAAAAATTTGGAATTCCTGTAGTAACTTTATTAGATACACCAGGTGCTTATCCAGGTTTAGAAGCAGAAGAACGTGGGCAAGGAGAAGCAATTGCGAGAAATATTTTTGAAATGACTCGTTTAAAAACTCCTATTATTACTATTGTTATTGGTGAAGGAGCTTCTGGTGGAGCATTAGGAATTGGAGTAGGAGATAGAGTTTATATGATGGAGAATACTTGGTACACTGTTATTTCTCCTGAATCTTGTTCTTCTATTTTATGGAGAAGCTGGGAGTTTAAAGAACAGGCTGCAGAGGCTCTAAAATTAACTGGAAACGATATGAAAAAGTTAAAGTTAATTGATGGAATTATAAAAGAACCAGTTGGAGGCGCACATTCTAATAGAGAAGGAGCTTTTAAGGCGGTACAAGATCAAATTGTAAGTGCTTTTGAAGAATTAAAAGATTTATCTGAAGTAGATTTAGTTTCTAAAAGAATGGATAAATACGCAAATATGGGAGTTTATAAAGAGTAG
- a CDS encoding M24 family metallopeptidase, which yields MKTFGIGGSTIEAELAAIQPLKTTVKPIQKEEYKKRIQKLAGLMKTNNVQAVYVNAGTNLLYFTGTHWHASERMVGAIILQNEEVHYIAPNFEKGTIEDFLEIEGTIHCWEEHECPYKLFLQVLDENEIDEGEIQLDETTPFSIVDGLYKEIHPFYIEKATDLISECRMIKSDAEIAIMQHVMDITLEVQKAAARILREGITTKEVENFIHEAHKKYGVSSGSYFCIVLFGVDSSFPHGVKNPKKLEKNDMVLVDTGCQLYDYISDITRTYVFGKANDLQRNIWNIEKETQLAAFNASILGNTCGSVDDVSRETLEKNGLGPDYNLPGLPHRTGHGIGLDIHEYPYIVRGNKTKLVSGMTLSNEPMICVPNEFGVRLEDHIYMTGEGAKWFTEPAHSIENPFGV from the coding sequence ATGAAAACATTTGGCATTGGAGGTTCAACTATAGAAGCAGAATTGGCAGCAATTCAACCTTTAAAAACAACAGTTAAACCTATTCAAAAAGAAGAATACAAAAAGAGAATTCAGAAATTAGCTGGTTTAATGAAAACAAATAACGTGCAAGCAGTGTATGTAAATGCGGGTACAAATTTGTTGTATTTTACTGGAACACATTGGCATGCAAGCGAACGAATGGTGGGCGCGATTATCTTACAAAATGAAGAAGTACATTATATTGCTCCGAATTTTGAAAAAGGAACCATCGAAGATTTTTTAGAAATAGAAGGAACAATTCATTGTTGGGAAGAACACGAATGCCCATATAAATTATTTTTACAGGTTTTAGATGAAAATGAAATTGACGAAGGAGAAATTCAGTTAGATGAAACCACACCATTTTCAATTGTTGATGGTCTGTATAAAGAAATTCATCCTTTTTATATCGAAAAAGCAACCGATTTAATTTCTGAATGTAGAATGATAAAATCTGACGCAGAAATTGCAATTATGCAACATGTAATGGATATTACTTTGGAGGTTCAAAAAGCAGCAGCAAGAATTTTAAGAGAGGGAATTACCACAAAAGAAGTAGAGAATTTTATTCATGAAGCACATAAAAAATACGGAGTTTCTTCGGGTTCTTATTTTTGTATCGTACTTTTTGGGGTAGATTCTTCTTTTCCTCATGGCGTTAAAAATCCTAAGAAATTAGAAAAGAACGACATGGTTTTGGTAGATACAGGTTGTCAATTATATGATTATATTTCAGACATAACAAGAACCTATGTTTTTGGGAAAGCAAACGACTTGCAACGAAACATATGGAATATTGAAAAAGAAACACAATTAGCGGCTTTTAATGCTTCAATTTTAGGTAATACTTGTGGTTCTGTAGACGATGTTTCAAGAGAAACTTTAGAGAAAAATGGTTTAGGTCCAGATTATAATTTACCTGGTTTGCCTCACAGAACAGGTCATGGAATTGGTTTAGATATTCACGAATATCCATATATTGTAAGAGGAAATAAAACAAAATTAGTCTCAGGAATGACCCTTAGTAACGAGCCTATGATTTGTGTGCCAAATGAATTTGGTGTGCGTTTAGAAGATCATATTTATATGACAGGCGAAGGTGCAAAATGGTTTACAGAACCTGCACATTCTATTGAAAATCCTTTTGGAGTTTAG
- a CDS encoding LptF/LptG family permease yields MKIIDWYILRRYLVTFLFTLLILIPIAIAIDVSEKIDNFLEHTNLGLEEILNDYYKNFIIYYANTFMPLALFIAVILFTSKLSNNTEIIAITNAKVSFTRFLYPYFIGASLVTIISLGMNHFVVPNSSKVRKGFEKKYLSNTREKNDLKFISDFSLQLTDSTYIYLKNYNTETNSGYNFTSETYDGLKLKSKLSADNLRYNTKDSTFSLTNWRKRLIYKDRDSIFKGNKIDTVFNFTPRDLIYKSALSQEMPSNELIKFINLSKKRGVKNLNAYLVELHKRTSLPIASYILTIIAVALAFRKRRGGTGVNLAIGIGIMFLYIFFMKIGEVLGSVAGVNSFIYVWIPNIMFGLLAIYLYWNARK; encoded by the coding sequence TTGAAAATAATAGATTGGTACATATTAAGGCGTTATTTGGTAACATTTTTGTTTACCTTATTAATCTTAATACCCATTGCAATTGCAATTGATGTTTCAGAAAAAATAGATAATTTTTTGGAGCATACAAACTTGGGCTTAGAAGAAATTTTAAACGATTATTATAAAAACTTTATAATATATTACGCAAATACCTTTATGCCTTTGGCATTGTTTATAGCTGTAATTTTATTTACTTCTAAACTGTCAAATAATACAGAAATTATTGCCATTACGAATGCGAAAGTTTCCTTTACAAGGTTTTTGTACCCTTATTTTATTGGAGCAAGCTTAGTAACCATTATCTCTTTGGGAATGAATCATTTTGTAGTACCTAACAGTAGCAAAGTAAGAAAAGGGTTTGAAAAAAAATATTTAAGTAATACACGCGAAAAAAACGATTTAAAATTCATATCCGATTTTAGTTTACAGCTTACAGATAGTACATATATTTATTTGAAAAACTATAATACAGAAACAAATTCAGGTTATAATTTTACATCAGAAACTTACGATGGTTTAAAGTTAAAATCAAAATTATCTGCAGATAATTTACGCTACAATACTAAAGATTCTACTTTTTCTCTAACGAATTGGAGAAAAAGACTAATTTATAAAGATAGAGATAGTATTTTTAAAGGAAATAAAATAGATACTGTTTTTAATTTTACACCAAGAGATTTAATTTATAAATCTGCTTTATCACAAGAAATGCCTTCAAATGAATTAATTAAATTTATAAATTTGTCTAAAAAAAGAGGTGTAAAAAACTTAAATGCCTATTTGGTAGAACTCCACAAAAGAACCAGTTTGCCAATAGCTTCTTATATACTTACTATTATTGCAGTTGCACTGGCTTTTCGAAAAAGAAGAGGTGGTACAGGGGTTAACTTAGCTATTGGAATTGGAATTATGTTTTTATACATTTTCTTCATGAAAATTGGCGAAGTTTTAGGTTCTGTAGCTGGTGTAAATTCCTTTATATACGTTTGGATCCCAAATATAATGTTTGGTTTACTAGCAATTTATCTTTATTGGAATGCCAGAAAATAG